The proteins below are encoded in one region of Podarcis raffonei isolate rPodRaf1 chromosome 6, rPodRaf1.pri, whole genome shotgun sequence:
- the KCNG1 gene encoding potassium voltage-gated channel subfamily G member 1, which produces MTLLPGENSDYDYSALSCASDASFNHPFFAETETLKGVFYQRAKLIHPSEELYESIRPEDRKHHIIINVGGFKYLLPWTTLDEFPMTRLGQLKFCNNFDDILNICDDYDVTCNEFFFDRNPGAFRTILTFLRAGKLRLLREMCALSFQEELLYWGIEEDNLEWCCKRRYLQKMEEIAEMNEAEDEFADGENQCEAVAETKAGRCMKRLQDMVERPQSGIPGKVFACLSVLFVTITAVNLSISTMPGLREEEERGECSQMCYNIFVVESVCVGWFSLEFLLRLIQAPSKFVFLRNPLTLIDIVAILPYYITLLLDSTSLGSNKKPTSGNIYLDKVGLVLRILRALRILYVMRLARHSLGLQTLGLTARRCTREFGLLLLFLCVAIALFAPLLYVIENEMADSQEFTSIPASYWWAVITMTTVGYGDMVPRSIPGQVVALSSILSGILLMAFPVTSIFHTFSRSYIELKQEQERIMYRRAQFLMKTKSQLSNASQGSGMFPSLSSETRNDG; this is translated from the exons ATGACTCTCTTACCAGGCGAAAATTCGGACTATGACTACAGTGCCCTGAGCTGTGCTTCGGATGCCTCCTTCAACCACCCTTTCTTTGCTGAAACAGAAACGCTCAAGGGAGTCTTTTACCAAAGGGCCAAACTCATCCACCCCTCGGAAGAACTGTACGAAAGCATTCGCCCGGAAGACCGGAAGCATCACATCATCATCAACGTGGGTGGCTTCAAGTACTTGCTCCCATGGACCACTCTGGATGAGTTCCCCATGACCCGCTTGGGGCAGCTGAAGTTCTGCAACAACTTTGACGACATCCTCAACATCTGTGACGATTACGATGTGACCTGCAACGAGTTCTTTTTCGACCGTAACCCCGGGGCGTTTAGGACCATCTTGACTTTCCTACGGGCAGGGAAGCTCCGGCTCCTGAGAGAGATGTGTGCGCTTTCATTCCAGGAGGAGCTGCTGTACTGGGGCATCGAGGAAGACAACCTGGAGTGGTGCTGCAAGAGACGGTACCTGCAGAAAATGGAGGAGATTGCGGAAATGAATGAAGCGGAGGACGAGTTCGCGGACGGTGAAAACCAATGCGAAGCTGTGGCGGAGACGAAAGCCGGGCGTTGCATGAAAAGGTTGCAAGACATGGTGGAGAGGCCCCAGTCTGGGATTCCGGGGAAGGTCTTTGCCTGTTTATCGGTGCTGTTTGTGACTATCACTGCCGTCAACCTTTCCATCAGCACCATGCCTGGCttaagggaggaagaggagaga GGCGAATGTTCTCAGATGTGCTACAATATTTTCGTAGTGGAATCCGTCTGCGTGGGGTGGTTTTCCTTGGAGTTCCTCTTGAGGCTCATCCAGGCACCCAGCAAGTTTGTGTTCCTGAGGAACCCCTTGACCCTGATCGATATCGTCGCCATCCTCCCCTACTACATCACCTTACTGCTGGACAGCACTTCGCTGGGCAGCAACAAGAAGCCGACCTCCGGCAACATCTATCTGGACAAGGTGGGCCTGGTCCTCCGCATCCTGCGTGCCTTGAGGATTCTGTACGTCATGCGGCTGGCCAGGCACTCGCTGGGCCTGCAGACTCTGGGGCTGACGGCCCGCAGGTGCACCCGCGAGTTCGGGCTCTTGCTGCTGTTCCTCTGCGTGGCCATCGCGCTTTTTGCGCCCCTCTTGTACGTGATCGAGAACGAGATGGCGGACTCTCAGGAGTTCACCAGCATCCCTGCCAGCTACTGGTGGGCCGTGATCACCATGACGACGGTGGGATACGGTGACATGGTACCCAGGAGCATCCCAGGCCAGGTGGTGGCCCTGAGCAGCATCCTCAGCGGCATCCTGCTCATGGCCTTTCCCGTCACGTCCATCTTCCACACGTTCTCGCGCTCCTACATCGAGCTGAAGCAAGAGCAGGAGAGGATCATGTACAGGAGGGCGCAGTTCTTAATGAAAACAAAGTCCCAGTTAAGCAACGCATCACAGGGGAGCGGCATGTTTCCGAGCCTCTCTTCAGAGACCAGAAATGACGGCTGA